In Pseudomonadota bacterium, a single window of DNA contains:
- the yajC gene encoding preprotein translocase subunit YajC has protein sequence MLISTAWAQSGGAAGGGGLMQTIIMMVLIFGVFYFLMIRPQQKKVKAHREMISALRRGDKVVTAGGIYGTVAKVTNEAEVALEIADGVRVRVARGTISEVISKTEPANDTAKK, from the coding sequence ATGTTGATTTCAACTGCATGGGCACAAAGCGGTGGAGCTGCTGGTGGTGGTGGGTTAATGCAGACCATTATCATGATGGTGCTTATCTTCGGTGTTTTTTATTTTCTAATGATCCGGCCACAGCAAAAGAAAGTGAAAGCGCATCGCGAGATGATTAGTGCGCTACGCCGTGGAGATAAGGTTGTTACCGCAGGGGGTATCTACGGCACCGTTGCAAAAGTCACGAATGAGGCAGAAGTTGCACTTGAAATAGCTGACGGAGTTCGTGTTCGAGTAGCCCGCGGCACGATTTCGGAGGTTATATCCAAAACAGAGCCGGCTAATGACACGGCCAAGAAATAG
- a CDS encoding Mth938-like domain-containing protein, translating into MDVSTNVLEGLQVVDSYGPGRFRIASVVWNSCVIVTPEQTVEWPISRISDVDSSSLRPVLNADPGIEVLLIGTGKKMERIPNDLRECIRAQGVGVDSMDTGAACRTYNVLLAEGRRVAAALMLV; encoded by the coding sequence ATGGACGTGAGTACCAACGTCCTGGAGGGCCTCCAAGTTGTTGATAGCTACGGGCCCGGGCGATTCAGAATAGCATCGGTGGTTTGGAACAGTTGTGTCATTGTGACGCCGGAGCAGACTGTGGAGTGGCCAATTTCGCGTATCTCAGATGTTGACTCAAGTAGTCTAAGACCGGTTTTAAATGCTGACCCTGGTATAGAAGTTCTACTGATCGGAACTGGAAAAAAAATGGAACGTATCCCAAATGATCTTAGGGAATGCATTCGGGCGCAGGGGGTTGGTGTAGACAGCATGGACACTGGCGCTGCATGTCGCACCTATAATGTTTTATTAGCCGAGGGTCGCCGGGTCGCAGCTGCATTAATGTTGGTTTAG
- a CDS encoding squalene/phytoene synthase family protein, whose protein sequence is MDWNDNDVYCRDLVRRVAHDAYVVSLFAPVERRSALWAIHAFNHEIAKIRETVSEPMLGEIRLQWWSDAIEEIFTGTPRQHQVLQALANAKETWGLERKELQTLIMGRMNDLKNEPFANVEELCGYIDKTVTPLNRLALKVLEVPEDEKNALAVSAASVSYGMAGLLRAAPYFFKQNRNFLPVDLMNEAGLSERALLSLRPSSELSKIIARLGEMAFLRLDEVAGIKLSRSAYPAVLSAAQARWYLMRLKRVNYDPYVYAVTLPIPFHEARLALKVWSRKWQ, encoded by the coding sequence ATGGATTGGAATGACAACGATGTCTATTGTCGTGACCTTGTCCGGCGTGTGGCACATGACGCGTACGTTGTGAGTCTTTTTGCGCCGGTTGAGAGACGTTCTGCACTTTGGGCGATTCACGCTTTTAATCACGAAATTGCTAAAATCCGAGAAACTGTATCTGAACCAATGCTGGGCGAGATCAGATTGCAATGGTGGTCAGATGCCATTGAGGAAATTTTCACAGGAACGCCAAGACAGCATCAGGTTCTTCAAGCGCTGGCAAACGCCAAGGAGACTTGGGGTTTAGAAAGAAAGGAATTACAGACCCTGATTATGGGTAGGATGAATGACCTTAAAAATGAGCCTTTTGCAAACGTGGAAGAGTTATGTGGTTATATCGATAAGACCGTTACGCCTTTAAACCGTTTGGCATTGAAGGTCCTTGAGGTGCCAGAAGATGAAAAAAATGCGCTCGCGGTCAGTGCGGCATCTGTTAGTTATGGTATGGCAGGTTTGTTGAGAGCAGCACCATACTTTTTTAAACAGAACAGAAATTTTTTGCCCGTAGATTTGATGAATGAGGCGGGCCTGAGTGAACGCGCCTTGCTCTCACTCAGGCCATCTTCGGAATTATCAAAGATCATCGCCAGGCTCGGAGAAATGGCGTTCCTACGCTTGGATGAGGTGGCTGGGATTAAGTTATCACGTTCGGCATATCCTGCGGTGTTGTCGGCTGCGCAGGCACGCTGGTATCTGATGCGTCTCAAGCGGGTCAATTACGATCCATATGTTTATGCTGTTACGTTACCCATTCCGTTTCACGAGGCGCGCCTTGCACTCAAGGTATGGAGCAGGAAATGGCAGTAG
- the secD gene encoding protein translocase subunit SecD produces MGFLYALPNFFKEGTFDLGSEWLPGKRMNLGLDLQGGLHLLMDVDVESVFKQQLENLKSSVRITLRQAKARSSGISISGDSVRFKLLDPSKTETVRKKLRDRIGNLEYDVDEKGSFAIAYSSKFLAEQKDDILSRTVEVIRRRIDATGTLEASIQRQGEKRILVQVPGGDASLKDKFKPAKLTIQKVKKMHLCTNSPKRMRGGTELMRSDDTDASGQPICYTVEKRVRVGGENIVDAAGTYHENRPAVTFRFDTIGARKFCKASRENVNRQLAIILDKKVISAPVINEPICQGNGVITGRFSIKEAQETALLIRVGALPAGVTFLEERSVGPGLGRDSIEAGKAASIIGFVAVLVFMVVVYGRFGIMADIALFINVALLAALLSALQATLTLPGIAGIVLTVGMAVDANVLIFERIREELRSGRTPINAVEAGYSRALVTIVDSNLTTLIAAILLYAFGSGPIQGFAVTLTFGLITSMFTAIMVTRLMVVSWLRSARPTEMMI; encoded by the coding sequence ATGGGTTTTTTGTACGCACTTCCTAACTTTTTTAAGGAAGGAACATTCGATCTCGGCAGCGAATGGTTGCCTGGTAAGCGAATGAATTTAGGGCTCGACTTGCAAGGCGGGCTCCATCTCTTGATGGATGTTGATGTGGAATCCGTCTTTAAGCAGCAATTAGAAAATCTAAAGTCATCAGTACGTATAACGCTTCGCCAAGCTAAGGCACGCAGTTCTGGTATATCTATCTCAGGTGACAGCGTTCGATTTAAACTGCTTGATCCTAGTAAGACAGAGACCGTGCGCAAAAAGTTACGCGATCGAATTGGTAATCTTGAATATGATGTTGATGAAAAAGGATCCTTCGCCATTGCGTATTCGTCAAAGTTTTTAGCTGAACAAAAAGACGATATCCTTAGTCGCACTGTAGAGGTGATACGCCGTCGTATTGATGCAACTGGGACATTGGAAGCATCAATACAACGTCAGGGAGAGAAACGCATTTTGGTCCAAGTCCCGGGCGGTGATGCTTCACTGAAAGATAAATTCAAACCCGCCAAGCTTACTATCCAGAAGGTGAAAAAAATGCACCTCTGCACTAATTCTCCAAAGAGAATGCGAGGTGGGACAGAGCTCATGCGTTCAGATGATACAGACGCTAGCGGACAACCAATCTGTTATACCGTTGAAAAACGGGTGAGAGTTGGCGGAGAAAACATTGTTGACGCGGCCGGCACGTACCATGAAAATCGTCCGGCAGTCACTTTCCGTTTCGATACCATAGGAGCCCGTAAATTCTGCAAAGCAAGTCGGGAAAATGTTAATCGACAACTAGCAATTATCCTCGACAAAAAAGTCATTAGCGCCCCGGTTATCAATGAACCAATTTGTCAAGGTAACGGCGTGATAACCGGACGTTTTTCAATTAAGGAAGCCCAAGAAACAGCTCTGCTTATTCGTGTTGGCGCTTTGCCCGCAGGCGTCACGTTTCTTGAGGAGCGCAGCGTCGGGCCGGGTCTTGGTAGAGATTCAATAGAGGCTGGAAAAGCTGCGAGTATAATTGGTTTTGTAGCAGTACTTGTTTTTATGGTGGTGGTTTACGGGCGTTTTGGCATCATGGCTGACATTGCTCTTTTCATCAACGTAGCCCTGTTAGCGGCCCTGCTTTCTGCTCTTCAGGCTACCTTAACCTTACCGGGTATAGCTGGGATTGTTTTGACTGTAGGGATGGCAGTTGATGCAAATGTTCTTATTTTTGAGCGAATAAGGGAAGAATTACGTTCCGGAAGGACGCCAATAAACGCCGTAGAAGCGGGGTATAGTCGGGCGTTGGTCACTATTGTTGACTCTAATCTTACAACACTCATTGCGGCAATCTTACTGTATGCATTTGGATCAGGGCCTATTCAAGGGTTTGCTGTGACGCTTACTTTTGGGCTTATCACTTCCATGTTTACGGCCATAATGGTTACCCGATTAATGGTGGTTAGCTGGCTAAGGTCAGCCCGCCCAACAGAGATGATGATTTAA
- a CDS encoding ATP-binding protein: MKIDSLANQFLERIAIALEKIAPKDELKNEIHLADGYVWQADQCWLEPVHQINRLDITLLQGIDRQIALLLENTERFSKRLPANNALLWGARGSGKSSLVKAAHAEVNRNIKDPSSRIALIEIHREDIPTLPNLLSILRETPRPCLVFCDDLSFDGEDASYKSLKALLEGGIEGRPKNVIFYATSNRRHLLPRDMMENEQSTSINPSEAVEEKVSLSDRFGLWLGFHNCSQETYLIMVKHYIEHYELEIKNIDWTKEANEWAVTRGARSGRVAWQYIQDLAGRLGKSLD; the protein is encoded by the coding sequence ATGAAAATTGACAGTTTGGCAAATCAATTTCTCGAAAGAATTGCAATAGCACTTGAAAAAATTGCACCAAAAGACGAGCTAAAAAATGAGATCCATCTTGCCGATGGCTATGTTTGGCAAGCAGACCAATGCTGGCTCGAACCGGTTCACCAAATCAATCGACTGGACATAACCTTGCTGCAGGGCATAGACAGACAAATCGCGTTGTTGCTTGAAAACACTGAACGGTTTTCAAAGCGATTACCTGCGAATAATGCATTACTTTGGGGCGCACGCGGTTCTGGAAAAAGTTCTCTCGTAAAGGCAGCACACGCCGAAGTTAATCGTAATATAAAGGATCCGTCGTCTCGAATTGCGCTAATCGAGATACACCGAGAAGATATCCCTACACTGCCAAATTTACTCTCTATATTGCGAGAAACTCCGCGACCTTGCCTTGTCTTTTGTGATGATCTTTCATTTGACGGAGAGGATGCTAGTTACAAATCACTGAAAGCCCTTCTAGAAGGAGGAATTGAAGGCCGTCCCAAAAATGTGATTTTTTACGCCACCTCCAACCGGCGTCATCTACTACCACGGGACATGATGGAGAATGAACAATCTACCTCTATTAACCCTTCCGAGGCAGTTGAGGAGAAGGTGTCACTCTCCGATCGTTTTGGTCTTTGGCTAGGGTTTCATAATTGTTCCCAAGAAACCTATCTTATTATGGTAAAACACTACATAGAACATTATGAATTAGAAATAAAAAATATAGACTGGACAAAGGAAGCAAATGAATGGGCGGTCACCCGGGGTGCGAGGTCCGGACGTGTCGCTTGGCAGTACATCCAAGACCTTGCAGGACGATTAGGGAAATCATTAGATTAA
- a CDS encoding MmgE/PrpD family protein, with product MDKTAEDLVDFTLETKFDTLSEATIEACKNRLLDTIGCLAGGFDHPVFIAARNFGERFMMEKPATILGTGISASPDMAAFANSVGIRVLDMNDNYRVKSGGHPSDVIGALFAGSEIGEKSGASFLTAMAIGYEIYCRLCDAVDINGQGWDQPVCGVCASALTVGKLIGLDRKELLHSLSMAIVPNMAMIQTRQGQLSAWKGCAAANAARNGVFAALLAKEGFTGPSMPIEGRHGLWDIVGKFDWKIEKGLSPERILSSDIKAFPICVHGQTAVWVALEIRKQISLEAIEHIHIDTYHRGYEMMCSDQSRWLPSTRETADHSLPFVVAVALLNGSVNDDSFTDEMLKNKQLADLIKKVTASSNPEMSALHPESMPCRITVDLKNGSQFSHTLQYQKGHPDNPMSEEELESKFKNLFSKFGNMNQAEKVINLVRITDHLEDMSALILALEKRN from the coding sequence ATGGATAAGACTGCCGAAGATCTAGTGGATTTTACTCTTGAGACAAAGTTCGACACGTTGTCAGAAGCAACTATTGAAGCTTGTAAAAATAGACTGCTAGATACAATTGGATGTCTTGCTGGTGGGTTTGATCATCCTGTTTTCATAGCTGCCAGAAATTTTGGTGAACGGTTCATGATGGAAAAACCTGCAACTATTTTGGGCACAGGTATTTCCGCTTCACCAGACATGGCTGCGTTTGCAAACAGCGTTGGAATACGTGTTCTTGACATGAATGATAACTATCGCGTGAAGAGCGGTGGCCATCCAAGTGATGTTATAGGCGCCCTTTTCGCTGGGTCCGAGATAGGGGAAAAAAGTGGCGCTTCTTTTCTCACAGCTATGGCAATTGGCTATGAAATATATTGTCGCCTTTGTGATGCCGTCGATATAAATGGTCAGGGCTGGGATCAGCCTGTTTGTGGAGTGTGCGCCTCGGCTTTAACCGTAGGAAAGTTAATTGGGCTCGACCGCAAAGAGCTTCTCCATAGCCTTTCTATGGCGATCGTTCCCAACATGGCAATGATCCAAACACGTCAAGGCCAACTTAGTGCCTGGAAGGGATGTGCGGCTGCAAATGCTGCTCGCAATGGGGTATTTGCAGCTCTCTTAGCCAAAGAGGGTTTCACGGGCCCCAGCATGCCAATAGAGGGCAGACACGGGTTATGGGATATTGTTGGGAAATTCGATTGGAAAATTGAAAAAGGACTGTCCCCGGAGCGTATTCTGAGTTCTGACATTAAGGCCTTTCCAATTTGCGTGCACGGGCAAACTGCCGTCTGGGTTGCGCTTGAAATACGAAAACAAATATCATTAGAAGCGATAGAACATATCCACATAGATACGTATCATCGTGGTTATGAAATGATGTGTAGCGATCAATCTAGATGGTTGCCATCGACCAGGGAGACAGCAGACCACAGCCTACCCTTTGTGGTGGCTGTTGCGCTCTTAAATGGATCTGTCAATGATGATTCCTTCACCGACGAAATGCTAAAAAACAAGCAGCTTGCAGACTTAATCAAAAAAGTAACTGCCAGCTCTAATCCCGAAATGTCTGCCTTGCATCCAGAAAGTATGCCTTGCCGGATAACCGTAGACCTTAAAAATGGCTCCCAATTTAGTCATACACTGCAATACCAAAAGGGGCACCCGGACAACCCTATGAGTGAGGAAGAATTGGAGTCTAAATTCAAAAACCTGTTTTCAAAATTTGGTAATATGAACCAGGCAGAAAAAGTAATAAATCTGGTAAGGATAACCGATCATTTGGAGGATATGTCTGCTTTAATTTTAGCTTTGGAGAAACGCAACTAA
- the secF gene encoding protein translocase subunit SecF translates to MIKLRLVPDNTSIAFIEKRFVALIFSAVLIVGSLSLLGIKGLNLGIDFLGGILVEVKTDGPADVASLRNKISNLGLGEVSIQEFGAPDDVLIRVQRQKGGDAQQQEAVAIISEAIKAEVIEFRRTETVGPTVGAELKEAAILAVLMAIGAILLYVWFRFEWQFGLGAVIALSHDVLATIGLFSLLGLEFNLASVAALLTIAGYSINDTVVIYDRVRENMRRYKSMPLTNLFNKSINETLARTVMTSVTTLLALLALVLLGGEVIRGFSIALIFGVLIGTYSSVALAVPTLLYLRIDRNSDGEGKYSSQSEE, encoded by the coding sequence ATGATTAAGCTCCGCCTTGTTCCGGACAACACAAGTATTGCTTTTATAGAAAAGCGTTTTGTTGCACTAATTTTTTCAGCGGTTCTTATTGTCGGGTCGCTAAGTTTGCTTGGGATTAAGGGGCTTAATCTTGGGATAGATTTTTTAGGTGGCATTCTGGTTGAAGTAAAAACTGACGGCCCTGCAGATGTGGCTAGTCTGAGAAATAAGATCAGCAATCTAGGACTTGGCGAAGTTTCTATTCAGGAATTTGGTGCTCCTGACGACGTGTTAATTCGTGTTCAACGCCAAAAAGGTGGCGATGCGCAACAACAGGAGGCAGTTGCTATAATTTCTGAGGCAATTAAGGCAGAGGTAATAGAATTCCGTCGAACTGAGACAGTTGGTCCTACAGTTGGTGCCGAGCTTAAAGAAGCGGCTATTTTAGCTGTGCTAATGGCGATTGGCGCCATTCTACTATACGTTTGGTTTCGTTTTGAGTGGCAGTTTGGTTTGGGGGCGGTCATAGCCCTTAGTCACGATGTGTTAGCGACGATTGGTTTGTTCTCACTATTAGGACTAGAATTTAATCTGGCTTCTGTAGCGGCATTACTTACAATAGCCGGTTACTCTATAAATGACACTGTTGTCATATATGATCGGGTCCGCGAAAATATGCGTCGATACAAAAGCATGCCACTTACTAATTTATTCAATAAGTCTATAAATGAGACACTTGCGCGAACGGTCATGACCAGCGTGACAACGCTGCTAGCCCTTCTGGCGCTAGTTTTGCTAGGAGGCGAGGTAATTCGTGGGTTCTCGATTGCTCTGATATTTGGCGTGCTGATCGGGACATACTCATCTGTGGCCCTTGCAGTCCCAACTTTACTGTATCTCAGGATAGACCGAAATAGTGACGGTGAAGGCAAGTATTCATCGCAATCAGAAGAATAA